In the genome of Methylococcus sp. EFPC2, the window CTTTTGACGAAGCCCTCTGATTTCAACCTGAGCATGCCGCAGGAGTTCCGCACCACGGCGTCGCGCTATCTGGCGGGCGACCAGGCGACCCTGGCCCACATGCGCGACCCGCTGAACAGGCATTTCATGCTGAGCGACCTCTACGACTACGTGCATCTGCGGCAGACCATGGGCGGACCGGGCTGGTGATGCGGTAGCGCTCCCACCATGACATATGGGCCGGGTTGCCATGAAAGTCGCGAAGCGAACACTTTGATCTCCCTCGCCCTCTGGGAGAGGGACGGGGTGAGGGAAATAGTTTATGGCGCGAGTGTTTTCATCGGCAGAGGTGGCGCGAGCGCCATAACCTGTTAATAAACCGTGAATACGGTCGAGCCGGTCGTCTTGCGGGCGGCCAGGTCGGCGTGGGCGAGCGCGGCATCCCGCAAGGCATAGGTCTGCTTCACCTCGATGCGTACCTTTCCCGTCGTTACCACCTCGAAGAGTTCGCCGGCCATTTGCAGCAAGTCGCCGCGCTCGGCCGCATAGCTCGCCAGCGTCGGCCGGGTCAGGAACAGCGAACCGCGCTTGGACAGTTCGAGAAGTTCGAAGGGCGGCACCGGGCCGGAGGCGTTGCCGTAGCTGACCATCAGCCCCAGGGGGCGGAGGCAGTCGAGCGAGCCGAAGAAGGTGTCCTTGCCGACCGAGTCGTAGACGACCGGCACGCCGCGGCCGCCGGTGATTTCCCTGACCCGCGCGGCGAAATCCTCGCGCCCGTAAACGATGGCGTGGTCGCAACCATGGGCGCGCGCCAAGGCCGCCTTCTCGTCGGTTCCGACGGTCCCGATCACCGTGGCTCCCAAGGCTTTGGCCCACTGACACAGGATCAGGCCGACGCCGCCGGCGGCCGCGTGGATCAATACGGTGTCGCCGGCCTGCACGCGGTAGGTGCGGCGCAGCAGATACTGCGCGGTGAGGCCCTTGAGCATCATGGCCGCGGCGGTCTCGAAGGCGATGGCATCCGGCAGCTTGACCAGACGGTCGGCGGGAATGTTGCGCACCTCGGCGTAGGCGCCCAGCGATCCGCCGGCATAGGCCACGCGGTCGCCGGGCTGGAGGCCGGTCACCGCCGAGCCCACCGCTTCGACGATGCCTGCACCTTCGAGGCCCAAACCCGACGGCAGCGGCACCGGATAGAGGCCGCTGCGGTGATAGATATCGATGAAATTCAGACCGATCGCCTGATGACGGATCCGTGCCTCGTGGTCTGCCGGCTCGGCCAAGGCCGTTTCTTCCCAGCGCAGCACGTCCGGTCCGCCGGTCCGATGAAAGCGTATCGCGTAGGGCATGCCGTCCTCTGGGCGTATGGGATAGTCGGAAGATCATCTTCGCACGCGGCTAAACCGGAGAACAGCCTGCCGCACAAGTGCTGGGGCTGACGTTGCATTCAGCCTCTTGTCGAGCGCTGCTGTACAATCAAACGGGTTTAAGCACGTCGCCTCATGATTACCGTCGGCGCTATCGAGTCCGCGCCGGCCGAGTAGAACTTGGTCTTGAGCCATGGCCTCACAGGCCAGGCGCAGCGGGAAGATCACAAAAATCAGAGTGCACAATCACCTGCATTCGATTCAGGTCAGCTTATCTGCGCGGAATCGCTAAGTCGAATGCCGTTCTGCTGGTCGCTGCACTCCACCCTGAACGGCGGTTTTCTGCGTCCTATAACGGGGCGAATGGCGCTACAAAGTGGGCCGAGTGCAAGAAAAGGAGAGCGACTAAATTGTGCCTGACCGGTTTTTCCATATTGATGGTATCCTGCGCGTTTCCTCTGTTAACCACCACTCACTATTTAATATATGACTGAAAGACAGTTGACACATTTTCGCTTTGGTCGGATTTATGGGTTTTTTAGGAGAAACACGAGTAGTCGATCCAAGCAGATAAAAGCCGTCAGACAATTGTATAAGAGCATGGGTTTGCAGGACTCTACGTGCGTCCTTTGTGATGCTAACGATTTCTCGCTGCTGGCCGAGACGGGTCGGTTTGGGTTTGATTTACAGAAAAAGATATGCAACGCCTGCGGGCTTGTGCAGACCCATCCATCGCTTAAGCCTGAGTTTCACAATGAGTTTTATGATAAATACTACCGAAAGCTTTACACTAACTCAGAGGTTGTAGATTATTCGGAACTGGAAGTGTCTCAAAGGGCTCGAGGTCGACAGATTCTTGGCTTTGTTGAGAAGTTTTTTCATATTTCTGATTATTCGGTCATAGAGATAGGATGTAGTTCGGGCGGTGTACTCGCCGAGCTTAAGCCTTATGCGAAACAAGTCTCTGGCTGCGATTTGGATGTTGAAGGTGTTAAGTACGCAAGAGATCATTTAGGGCTAGACGTTGAAGTGGCCAGTCTGCCCGGAGTTTTGCCCAAAAGCCCCAGGCTCTTTATCCTTTCGCATGTATTGGAGCATGTGTATAGCCCGCTAACAACTCTTAGGGATTTATGGAGAATAATGGAGCAGGATGACATGTTATATGTAGAGGTTCCTTCTATAAAGATGGTTTCTAAAGGGGAATACAAGGGGGATCTCAGAAGGTATTTCAATATCGCTCATGTCGTGGACTTCTCTCAGGCGACACTTTTAGCAATGGCCAAGAAAGCTGGCTTTAAGTGCGTTGCATCAAACGAGCGCGTGCAATCGATTCTGTCCAAGTCGAAAGGGTCGGAAATTGATGATGCCAGCAAAATTGATTCAGTTACCGATATATTGGAGATAGAGAAATCCTATAACTCGTGAAGATCAGGGTAGCCCGCGTAGGGCGCGAGGCGCCAGCCGTTTACGCCTCACGGGATTCAATCCCGCTCGCCTTCCAGCGCATAGATACCCCATTCGACATACCGATGAAAGGCGAGTGGGGCCACTTCGACACGCGCCGGACATAGCCGTGCTTCATCGGGTTGATAGGGAATGGCCTATTCGCCCCCCGGTCGAAAACCGTAGGCACACGGCCGAGCGGGTTCGGGTCTGCCCACCCTGTTTCCCTCGCGTTGCCGGGATGCACGCGGCGAAGGCGCAAGCTCAACCGCGGCGTGCCGCCTCGATTGCAGCGATGTCGATCTTGGTCATCTGCATCATCGCATCGAACGCGCGCTTGGCGACGGCCGGATCGGGGTCGGTGACCGCTTCCGTCAGGGCTCTCGGCGTAATCTGCCAGGACAATCCCCATTTGTCCGTGCACCAGCCGCACGCGCTCTCCTGGCCGCCGTTGCCGACGATCGCGTTCCAATAACGATCCGTTTCGGCCTGGTCATCGGTTGCGACCTGAAACGAAAATGCCCAGTTATGCTTGATAGCAGGCCCGCCGTTGAGCCCGAGGCAGGGAATGCCCATCACGGTAAACTCGACCGTCAACACGTCCCCTTCCTTCCCCGACGGAAAATCTCCCGGTGCGCGGTGCACCGCGCCGACGGACGAATTGGGAAAGGTCTTGGCGTAAAACCGCGCCGCGTCCTCGGCATCGCCATCGTACCAAAGGCAAATCGTGTTCTTCGCTTGCTTGATCATGTCACTTCTCCATCGATATGAGCCGGGTAGGGTGGGCAAGCAGCTTCATCGTTTGCCCACCGTTTGAATCAAAGCCGGTGGGCAGAAAAGCGCTGCCCACCCTACCTACTCCAAATCAGCCAGCTCGTACAGCGGGCGGATTTCGATCTCGCTTGGTCCCGGCATGGGATTGGGGCAGCGCTTTACCCAGGCGACCGCCTCGTCCATATCCTTGACCTGCCAGAGCCAGAAGCCGGCGACCAGCTCCCTGGGGTGGGCGAAAGGCCCGTCGATGACCGCACGGCCGGGACCATCGAACGCAATACGCTTGCCCTGCGAGGACGGCGTGAGGCCGTCGGCGGCGAGCAGGATGCCGGCATCGCGCAGCTCATCATTGAATCTGCCCATCGCCTCGAGCATCTCCGTCGTCTCGGGCGTGCGGACAAAGCCCTTTTCGCTGTCTTCGGTCGCCTTCACAAACACTATCACACGCATCGTCTGTCTCCTTGTTTGAGCTGGCCTCATCGGCCTGGCATAGGAAAGTCGAACAGGGATTACGGAAATCGACATCAGTCTTGCAAATTTTTCTAGCAGGGTAGAGTGGGCAAACAGTTTCATCGTCTGCCCACCGTTTGAATCAAAGCTGGCGGGCAGAAAAGCGCTGCCCACCCTACTACTAACCGGAGAACAGCCCGCCGGGCAAGTACTCGGGGTGGCGTTGCATTCAGTCTCTTGTCGAGCGCTGCTGTACAATCAAAACTGGTTTAACGAACTGGTTTAAGAAGGTCGCCTCATGATTACCGTCGGTGCTTTCGAAGCAAAAACCCATCTATCGAGCTTGTTGGAACGTGTGGCTGGGGGCGAAGAGGTCTTGATAACCAAGCACGGCAAGGCTATCGCACGGCTGGTACCCGCCCATGTATTGGACCGTGCCAGTGTCGACGAATCGATCGCCAAGCTCAAGGCCTTGAGGCGCGGAGTAAGGCTGGAAGGCTGGTCGTGGAAGGAACTGCGCGACGAGGGGCGGCGGTGACCGGCTTCGTACTGGATTGCTCGATTGCCGTTTCGTGGTGTTTCGAGGATGAAGCTTCCGCCGCAACGGATGAACTTCTGGAACGCGTGCGGGACGAGACCGCACTCGTCCCCGCCTTGTGGCACCTCGAATTGGGGAATGTGCTCCTACAGGCCGAACGCCGGGGACGAATCAGCACGGGAGACGTGACGGCACGCCTGGAGCTATTGGCGAATTTACCCATAGCTACAGATGAGGAAACAACAACAAGAGCGTTGCGGGAAGTCTTGACCCTGGCCCGCGCAGAGAAACTAACCACCTACGATGCGGTTTATCTGGAATTGGCCATGAGGCGAGGTCTGCCTTTGGCGACCAAAGACCATGCGCTCGCAGATGCGGCGAAGCGGGTGGGGATCATTGTGCTCCCATAGCGTCAGAGGCCTGCGAAGCCTCAGTCGTATGGTATATATCGCGTGGCTCTTACTCTGCGGCTAAACGTCGCAGATTACGGTATGCGCCCTACATGGCTAAATTGGAGAACACAAGTGTTCGACGTCTCTTGAGGAGCAGTTTAAGGTACGCATTGCGTAACCTATGAGATTTTAAATATATAGGGAAGGAGCCAAATATAATGTCAGTTATCGAATACTATCTTCATCGAGCGAAGTTCATTAAGTCAACGCAAGGCGACCTGTTCTTGCCGAACATTTCTTCTTCTTTGCTTTTTAAGATAACGCTAGATGAAAAGCCTGAGATTACATTAAAGCAAGACAATGTTTGGCATATAGGGAATATTGAATACTTCGATGAAATGACCGGTTCATTTGCGGTCGGACGCACAACGAAGACAACTGTAGAGCGATTTGATGCTAAAACGGGTAATTTCATTGACTTGATCGACGACTCTGGCCCATACACGAATGTTCTATTTGATTGTTCCATTGGGCTTTTAGGTATTGCAAAAAAAACCAAATTAGCCCCGGACGTTGAGTCTATAGCAAGGAAAATTACCAAATTATTTGAAAGTGGAGACACAGTAAAAGAACATGGCGTTGAAGTTAGGATTGATATTATTCCTGACCCTGATGGCTTCATTAAGAAGCTCCGTTCCGCATATTCAATTAAGCGTTTTAAGGCGTCTTTTTCTGGGCCTAATCCTATTGATGCTGATGAGGTTTTTCAAAAACCTATTTCGGTATATTGCAAAGAGGTTAATGGCCAATACGGAACTGTGGAGGTTGTTGGAGAGCAATTAAACGAAGAAAATATTGTGGCTGTTGCTAAGTCAACAGCAGCTACTGGAAATACGGCATCAGCAAAGATACAGCCTAGCCATGACAAAGAATACACAATAATTAAGTTGAAAGGCGACGCTGTGAGAATTACTGTAGATACAGAAAAACCTAAATCAGAGGCTTTAAAGGAAATGCAGGAAGCCTATTACAGGGTGAGAAAATGATTGAAGAAATCTTTATCGAAAGCCCGAATGATTTAATGTTTAAACTCAATGACCTTCCTAATCATTTTATTTATAGAGGACACTCAAATGCAGGGTGGAAGCTAGAGTCGGCCCTAGAGCGTGTAATCGGCGACAAATGGAGTTCAGAAAACGCACGAAAATTTGAAGATTATTCGTATCGATCATTTCGTTCAAAATATCATATTTACGCTAAATCTGAGCATGTACCGACATCAAAGCTTTCGTGGCTATCAGTGATGCAGCACTACGGTATTCCTACTAGGCTGCTGGATTTTACCGAGAGCCCTTATGTGGCGCTTTATTTTGCTTTGGAAGCATATAATCCACTATCAAAGGAAGATTTTTCAGTTTATGCAATAGACTATACGGCCATAATGGAGGCCTCCATAGAATTCATAAGAAATCGTGACTCTAAATTCTCTGAAACCAGAGCTTCTATTGGCGACAAAAAAGATCATATTTTTGATGAGGTGGTTGATCGATTCGCGTACGATATTTTGTGGATCACTGAGCCGTTAGAACAAAATGCGCGAATGGACAGGCAGTTTGGGACATTTTTGATCTCTGGAAATAGGGGAAAAACTATTGAGTCAATCGTAAGCTCCGGGATCTATGAGAAATGCCGAATGTACAAGTTTGTGGTCAGCCATGCCTTTTATGAGAATATTTATGCACTATTGCGAAAGGCTGGCATTAATGCAAAAGTTATATATGGCGATCTTACTGGGTTGGCCAAGGCAATTAAAATGGAGTTACAGGTATATGCAATCTAACAATCGTATTCATTAAAGAATGGGAAACAAGCCACGACGCCTGATGCTCGCTTGGGCTTATACCGGCGATCGGCACTTGCCGTTGGAACGTTCTCTTGCGAATTGTCGGCGTGCGCACCTACCTGCCGGGGCTAATACCAAGCGCCTTTGATGACGAGGAGCCGAATTGAGCAACGGGCGTACACGTAAACACATCGTGGCGAGCACACAAACGGCGCCCGAACACCGGCTGTCGCCGACGCTGGGCTGGCCGCATCTGGTTGCGCTGGGCGTGGGGGCGATCGTGGGGACGGGGATATTGACCCTGATCGGCGTCGGGGCGGCCAAGGCGGGGCCGGCGGAGATCGTTTCCTTCGCCGTCGCGGGCCTGATTTGCGCCTGTGCGGCGCTGGCCTATGCCGAGATGGCCACGCGCATTCCAACGGCGGGCGGGGCTTACACCTACAGCTACGCGGTGATCGGCGAGCTGTTCGCCTGGATCATAGGCTGGAGCCTCATCCTGGAATATTCGCTGGTGGTGAGTGCCGTCGCGGTCGGCTGGTCCGGCTATGCGGCGCCGCTGCTGCACGAGGGGCTCGCCGTGCCGATGGCGTGGATGCAGGGGCCGGAACTGGGCGGCATCGCCAATCTGCCCGCGATCGCGATCATCCTGGTGGTGGCGGTGCTGTTGTCTTTCGGCACGCGCGAGAGCGCGACCCTGAACGCGGTGCTGGTGCTGGTCAAGATCAGCGCGCTGGTGGTGTTCGTCGCTGTGGCATCGGCCTATTTCGATCCGGCTCATCTGGAACCCTTCATGCCTTTCGGTTTCGCCAAGACCATGGGACCGGACGGCGTGGAGCGGGGCGTGATGGCCGCGGCGGCCATCATTTTCTTCGCTTTCTACGGCTTCGACGCGATCGCGACCGCGGCGGAGGAAACCCGCAATCCGGAGCGCGATCTGGCCATCGGCATCGTCGGTTCCATGCTGGCCTGCGTGGCGATCTATATCGCGGTGGCGGGTGCGGCGTTGGGCGCGCTCGCCTACACCCGCTTCGCCGACAGTCCGGAACCGCTGGCCCTGATACTCCGCGAACTCGGCCGGCCGGGTATCGCCCGCTATTTGGCCGTCTCGGCCGTGGTGGCGCTGCCGACGGTGATCCTCGCGTTTTTCTACGGTCAGAGCCGCATCT includes:
- a CDS encoding quinone oxidoreductase, translated to MPYAIRFHRTGGPDVLRWEETALAEPADHEARIRHQAIGLNFIDIYHRSGLYPVPLPSGLGLEGAGIVEAVGSAVTGLQPGDRVAYAGGSLGAYAEVRNIPADRLVKLPDAIAFETAAAMMLKGLTAQYLLRRTYRVQAGDTVLIHAAAGGVGLILCQWAKALGATVIGTVGTDEKAALARAHGCDHAIVYGREDFAARVREITGGRGVPVVYDSVGKDTFFGSLDCLRPLGLMVSYGNASGPVPPFELLELSKRGSLFLTRPTLASYAAERGDLLQMAGELFEVVTTGKVRIEVKQTYALRDAALAHADLAARKTTGSTVFTVY
- a CDS encoding bifunctional 2-polyprenyl-6-hydroxyphenol methylase/3-demethylubiquinol 3-O-methyltransferase UbiG, which gives rise to MGLQDSTCVLCDANDFSLLAETGRFGFDLQKKICNACGLVQTHPSLKPEFHNEFYDKYYRKLYTNSEVVDYSELEVSQRARGRQILGFVEKFFHISDYSVIEIGCSSGGVLAELKPYAKQVSGCDLDVEGVKYARDHLGLDVEVASLPGVLPKSPRLFILSHVLEHVYSPLTTLRDLWRIMEQDDMLYVEVPSIKMVSKGEYKGDLRRYFNIAHVVDFSQATLLAMAKKAGFKCVASNERVQSILSKSKGSEIDDASKIDSVTDILEIEKSYNS
- a CDS encoding VOC family protein, which translates into the protein MIKQAKNTICLWYDGDAEDAARFYAKTFPNSSVGAVHRAPGDFPSGKEGDVLTVEFTVMGIPCLGLNGGPAIKHNWAFSFQVATDDQAETDRYWNAIVGNGGQESACGWCTDKWGLSWQITPRALTEAVTDPDPAVAKRAFDAMMQMTKIDIAAIEAARRG
- a CDS encoding YciI family protein, producing the protein MRVIVFVKATEDSEKGFVRTPETTEMLEAMGRFNDELRDAGILLAADGLTPSSQGKRIAFDGPGRAVIDGPFAHPRELVAGFWLWQVKDMDEAVAWVKRCPNPMPGPSEIEIRPLYELADLE
- a CDS encoding type II toxin-antitoxin system Phd/YefM family antitoxin; its protein translation is MITVGAFEAKTHLSSLLERVAGGEEVLITKHGKAIARLVPAHVLDRASVDESIAKLKALRRGVRLEGWSWKELRDEGRR
- a CDS encoding type II toxin-antitoxin system VapC family toxin, which translates into the protein MTGFVLDCSIAVSWCFEDEASAATDELLERVRDETALVPALWHLELGNVLLQAERRGRISTGDVTARLELLANLPIATDEETTTRALREVLTLARAEKLTTYDAVYLELAMRRGLPLATKDHALADAAKRVGIIVLP
- a CDS encoding FRG domain-containing protein, with product MIEEIFIESPNDLMFKLNDLPNHFIYRGHSNAGWKLESALERVIGDKWSSENARKFEDYSYRSFRSKYHIYAKSEHVPTSKLSWLSVMQHYGIPTRLLDFTESPYVALYFALEAYNPLSKEDFSVYAIDYTAIMEASIEFIRNRDSKFSETRASIGDKKDHIFDEVVDRFAYDILWITEPLEQNARMDRQFGTFLISGNRGKTIESIVSSGIYEKCRMYKFVVSHAFYENIYALLRKAGINAKVIYGDLTGLAKAIKMELQVYAI
- a CDS encoding amino acid permease, giving the protein MASTQTAPEHRLSPTLGWPHLVALGVGAIVGTGILTLIGVGAAKAGPAEIVSFAVAGLICACAALAYAEMATRIPTAGGAYTYSYAVIGELFAWIIGWSLILEYSLVVSAVAVGWSGYAAPLLHEGLAVPMAWMQGPELGGIANLPAIAIILVVAVLLSFGTRESATLNAVLVLVKISALVVFVAVASAYFDPAHLEPFMPFGFAKTMGPDGVERGVMAAAAIIFFAFYGFDAIATAAEETRNPERDLAIGIVGSMLACVAIYIAVAGAALGALAYTRFADSPEPLALILRELGRPGIARYLAVSAVVALPTVILAFFYGQSRIFFAMARDGLLPKGLAKLTRRGTPLRTTWFTATIVGAIAGVFPLADIAALANAGTLAAFCAVALCMLILRRREPGAALKFKAPLPWLTGPLAITGCLYLFASLPQRTQLYFLVWNGIGFAAYLSFGARRRLAPGAPR